The Flavobacterium psychrophilum genome includes a region encoding these proteins:
- a CDS encoding glucose dehydrogenase produces MKNTIYLTAISAAFFTLAGCADDDKSTTAPVVTGPPVESSDPNTNYTPAFSGQTRANGAQTTTAYGFDILTTALASPWGITGLPDGRLLVTEKGGSLRIVTQAGVVSNPITGLPQVNADGQGGLLGICLDPDFESNRMIYWVFAEAVSGGNVTAVAKGRLSSNDSAIESSTVIYRANPANPSNLHYGGRILFDKTGNLLVSTGERSVLETRPLAQSVTSGLGKIIRITTNGQAAPGNPSFSQSGALPELYSIGHRNPQGIALHPVTGELWQSEHGPRGGDEINRVKAGANYGWPTITYGIEYSGEPIGDAIQQQDGLEQPVYYWDPVVSPSGMTFYKGNRVPEWENNLFIGALSGSHIVRLLIHDNRVIGEERLLAGENQRFRDVTQTADGALYAITDQGRLYRIDKE; encoded by the coding sequence ATGAAAAACACAATTTATCTAACTGCTATTTCAGCAGCTTTCTTTACATTGGCAGGATGTGCAGATGATGACAAATCTACAACAGCACCTGTAGTAACAGGGCCACCCGTAGAATCTAGTGACCCGAATACAAATTACACGCCTGCATTTTCAGGACAAACCCGTGCCAATGGGGCGCAGACTACAACGGCATATGGCTTTGATATTTTAACTACAGCGCTGGCTTCTCCATGGGGAATAACCGGTTTACCCGATGGGCGTCTTTTGGTTACAGAAAAGGGTGGAAGTTTACGTATTGTTACGCAAGCAGGTGTTGTAAGTAATCCGATTACAGGTTTGCCACAGGTAAATGCTGACGGACAGGGCGGGCTTTTAGGAATCTGTCTTGACCCGGATTTTGAATCTAACAGAATGATTTATTGGGTTTTTGCTGAAGCTGTATCCGGTGGTAATGTTACTGCTGTTGCTAAAGGAAGGCTTTCTTCAAACGATTCGGCAATTGAATCGTCTACCGTTATCTATCGTGCAAATCCTGCAAATCCTAGTAACCTGCATTACGGAGGTCGTATTCTTTTTGATAAAACAGGCAACCTTTTAGTAAGTACAGGAGAGCGTTCTGTTTTAGAGACACGACCTTTAGCACAATCGGTTACTTCGGGACTTGGAAAGATTATCAGGATTACAACCAACGGTCAGGCTGCACCTGGAAATCCGTCATTTTCTCAAAGCGGAGCTTTGCCCGAATTATATAGTATAGGTCATAGAAATCCTCAGGGAATTGCATTGCACCCTGTTACAGGAGAATTGTGGCAGAGTGAGCATGGGCCAAGAGGAGGAGATGAGATAAACCGTGTTAAGGCAGGAGCAAACTATGGCTGGCCTACAATAACGTACGGAATAGAATATAGTGGAGAGCCTATCGGAGATGCTATACAGCAGCAAGATGGCTTGGAGCAACCTGTTTATTACTGGGACCCTGTAGTGTCACCAAGTGGTATGACATTTTACAAGGGTAACCGCGTTCCGGAGTGGGAGAACAACCTGTTCATAGGAGCACTTAGCGGGTCGCATATTGTTAGGCTTCTTATTCACGATAACCGTGTAATTGGTGAAGAAAGGCTTCTTGCAGGTGAAAACCAAAGATTTAGAGACGTTACCCAAACTGCTGATGGTGCATTATATGCTATTACAGACCAGGGAAGGCTTTACCGTATTGATAAGGAGTAA
- a CDS encoding ABC transporter permease, translated as MEQIGTKITFRHIAVTILVLKSILLVSFGYLIFNEFSNGTLAFTNDFYFFMVVGFVAQMIDGALGMAYGVSCTTLLMNFGIPANLASASVHASEVFTTGVSGLSHIKFKNIDKKLFFQIVITGVIGAVTGAYLVSGLLDGDFLKPYIAIYLLFLGIYIIYKGFSKKNKEKKPVKRAPLLALVGGFMDAIGGGGWGPIVTSNLLSQGKNPRQAIGTVNTAEFFVTFFATSVFITFLGVDHWQIIAGLVAGGIIAAPAGAYIASRINKKALFLGVGILIILTSSYTIIKAFL; from the coding sequence ATTGAACAAATAGGCACTAAGATAACCTTCAGGCATATTGCGGTTACCATACTTGTTCTTAAAAGTATATTACTAGTATCATTTGGGTATCTTATATTTAATGAATTCTCTAACGGGACACTTGCGTTTACAAACGACTTTTACTTTTTTATGGTTGTTGGCTTCGTTGCACAAATGATTGATGGTGCCCTGGGTATGGCGTATGGCGTAAGCTGCACCACATTACTCATGAATTTTGGCATACCTGCAAATCTTGCATCAGCCAGTGTACATGCTTCAGAGGTTTTTACGACTGGGGTATCCGGGTTATCGCATATCAAATTTAAAAACATAGATAAAAAACTGTTTTTTCAGATTGTAATAACCGGTGTAATCGGTGCTGTTACCGGTGCCTATTTAGTATCAGGATTGTTAGATGGGGATTTTCTGAAACCTTACATCGCTATTTATTTACTCTTTTTGGGTATCTACATAATTTACAAAGGATTCAGCAAAAAAAACAAAGAGAAAAAACCTGTAAAGAGAGCACCACTACTGGCATTGGTGGGCGGTTTTATGGATGCCATTGGTGGTGGCGGATGGGGACCAATTGTTACCTCTAACCTGCTTAGCCAGGGTAAGAACCCAAGACAGGCAATTGGTACGGTTAATACTGCTGAGTTTTTTGTAACCTTCTTTGCTACTTCGGTATTTATAACTTTTCTGGGTGTAGACCACTGGCAGATTATTGCCGGACTTGTTGCAGGCGGAATCATTGCTGCTCCGGCAGGTGCCTATATTGCTTCGAGAATCAATAAAAAAGCATTGTTTCTTGGTGTCGGCATACTAATTATATTAACATCATCTTATACTATTATCAAAGCCTTTCTTTAA
- a CDS encoding ATP-dependent DNA helicase, with the protein MDIHSYISQLNEAQQAPTLQKDGPMIVIAGAGSGKTRVLTIRIAYLMSQGVDAFNILSLTFTNKAAKEMKKRISDIVGNSEAKNLWMGTFHSIFAKILRFEADKLGYPSNFSIYDSQDSLRLIGSIIKEKQLDKDVYKPKQVLGRISTYKNSLITVKAYYNDPELQEADAMSKKPRLGEIYEAYVDRCFKAGAMDFDDLLLRTNELLTRFPDVLMKYQDRFRYILVDEYQDTNHSQYLIVRALSDRFQNICVVGDDAQSIYAFRGANINNILNFQKDYDNVQMYRLEQNYRSSKNIVEAANAIIDNNKTKLDKVVWTSNDDGPKIKVHRSLTDGEEGRFVASTIFEEKMRNQLTNNKFAILYRTNAQSRAMEDALRKRDIPYRIFGGLSFYQRKEIKDVLSYLRLVINPKDEEALMRVINYPARGIGDSTIEKLTVAANHYGRSVYEVMENIDRIDLRLNNGTKNKLQDFVTMIKSFQAINETQDAFFLADHVAKKTGLIQELKKDATPEGIARIENIEELLNGIRDFIEGQREVDGARGALSEFLEDVALATDLDKDTGDDDRVALMTIHLAKGLEFPHVFIVGMEEDLFPSAMSMNTRSELEEERRLFYVALTRAEHQAYLTYAQSRYRWGKLVDSEPSRFIEEITEKYLEFLTPTETNYRYKPMINADVFGDVDKSKLRQTKPNNTPPPKWVTDNDPKPDLPIRKLKPMSGNAPVSSGPAMPDTKLVPGNVVMHERFGKGKVINLEGVGADKKAEINFEVGGIKKLLLRFAKLDIIG; encoded by the coding sequence ATGGATATTCACAGTTATATAAGCCAGTTAAACGAAGCCCAACAGGCACCAACCCTTCAGAAAGACGGTCCGATGATCGTAATTGCAGGAGCAGGTTCGGGCAAAACAAGGGTATTAACAATACGTATTGCCTACCTGATGAGTCAGGGGGTAGATGCCTTCAACATTCTTTCGCTAACCTTTACCAACAAGGCGGCAAAGGAGATGAAAAAACGTATCTCTGATATTGTAGGTAATTCTGAGGCTAAAAACCTATGGATGGGAACTTTCCACTCCATATTTGCCAAAATACTTCGTTTTGAAGCCGATAAGCTTGGCTATCCTTCTAACTTTAGTATATACGATTCGCAGGACAGTTTGCGTCTTATCGGGTCTATCATCAAAGAAAAACAGCTCGATAAGGATGTATACAAACCAAAACAGGTTTTAGGAAGGATATCAACCTATAAAAACAGCCTTATTACTGTCAAAGCGTATTATAACGACCCTGAACTTCAGGAAGCCGACGCAATGTCTAAAAAGCCGCGTCTTGGTGAAATTTATGAGGCCTATGTAGACCGTTGCTTTAAAGCAGGCGCGATGGACTTTGATGACCTTTTATTACGTACCAACGAATTGCTTACCCGATTTCCGGATGTACTTATGAAGTACCAGGATCGATTTAGATATATACTGGTTGATGAGTACCAGGATACCAACCACTCGCAGTACCTTATTGTACGTGCACTGTCGGACAGGTTCCAGAATATTTGTGTGGTAGGCGATGATGCCCAGAGTATCTACGCATTCCGTGGCGCGAACATTAACAACATTCTTAACTTCCAGAAAGATTATGATAATGTGCAGATGTACCGCCTTGAGCAGAACTACCGTTCGAGTAAAAATATAGTAGAGGCAGCAAACGCTATTATAGATAATAACAAGACCAAACTTGATAAAGTGGTGTGGACATCTAACGATGACGGACCAAAAATTAAGGTACACCGCAGCCTTACCGATGGTGAAGAAGGACGATTTGTTGCCAGTACCATTTTTGAAGAGAAAATGAGAAACCAGCTTACCAATAACAAGTTTGCTATTTTGTACCGTACCAATGCACAATCGCGTGCTATGGAGGATGCCCTGCGTAAGCGTGATATTCCATACCGTATCTTTGGAGGACTTTCTTTCTATCAGAGAAAAGAGATTAAAGATGTGCTATCATATTTAAGGCTTGTTATCAATCCGAAGGATGAAGAAGCACTTATGCGTGTTATCAATTATCCTGCAAGAGGTATTGGAGACAGTACTATAGAAAAGCTTACGGTTGCTGCTAACCATTACGGAAGGTCGGTTTACGAAGTTATGGAAAACATAGACCGTATAGACCTTAGGCTGAACAACGGTACTAAGAACAAGCTTCAGGATTTTGTTACCATGATTAAAAGTTTTCAGGCAATTAACGAAACGCAGGATGCTTTTTTCCTTGCCGATCACGTTGCAAAGAAAACCGGACTTATACAGGAGCTTAAGAAAGATGCAACGCCCGAAGGTATTGCACGTATAGAGAATATAGAAGAATTACTAAATGGTATAAGGGACTTTATTGAAGGCCAGAGAGAAGTAGACGGTGCACGTGGTGCCCTTTCTGAATTCCTTGAAGATGTTGCACTGGCTACCGACCTTGATAAAGATACTGGAGATGACGACCGTGTGGCACTAATGACCATTCACCTTGCAAAAGGACTTGAATTTCCGCACGTCTTTATAGTGGGGATGGAAGAAGACCTTTTCCCGAGTGCAATGAGTATGAATACACGTAGTGAACTGGAAGAGGAAAGAAGGCTGTTTTATGTAGCCCTTACCCGTGCCGAACATCAGGCATATCTTACGTATGCACAGTCACGTTACCGTTGGGGTAAACTTGTAGACAGCGAACCATCGCGTTTTATTGAGGAGATTACAGAGAAATACCTTGAATTCCTTACACCGACAGAAACCAACTACCGCTATAAACCAATGATCAACGCGGATGTATTTGGTGACGTAGATAAATCGAAGTTAAGACAAACAAAACCAAACAATACACCACCACCTAAGTGGGTTACCGATAACGATCCTAAACCGGATCTGCCTATCCGTAAGCTGAAGCCAATGTCCGGTAATGCTCCGGTATCGTCAGGTCCGGCAATGCCCGACACAAAGCTGGTACCCGGCAATGTGGTAATGCACGAACGTTTTGGCAAAGGAAAAGTTATAAATCTTGAAGGTGTTGGCGCCGATAAAAAAGCGGAAATCAACTTTGAAGTTGGCGGAATTAAAAAACTGCTGTTGCGGTTTGCCAAACTCGATATTATTGGATAA
- a CDS encoding amino acid transporter yields the protein MFSKKPIEQLVKEQQNQNGNTLKRSLGPIHLVALGIGAIVGAGIFSLTGIVASENAGPAVILSFVLAAVACAFCALCYAEYASMIPVAGSAYTYTYATLGEFMAWIIGWDLVLEYALASATVAVSWSSYAVKLLSIFHINLPPELTASPFDTVKLADGTLLEGGIINLPAVIIVAILSFVLAKGTKESSGLNTILVIIKISVIILFIALGWSFINPANYSPFLPENTGEFGHFGWSGVVRGAAVVFFGFIGFDAVSTAAQEAKNPQKDMPIGIIGSLLVATILYVVFAYVMTGLVPYTAFKGDASPAATAFAVTGYSFLNSALIIAILAGYTSVILVMLMGQSRVFYSMSKDGLLPSFFSEIHSQFKTPWKTNLFFLVFVGILAGFVPISDLGHMVSIGTLFAFSLVALGVIILRYKSPEIHRPFKVPGVPYIPLLGIGVCVFLMTGLPGESWVRLFIWMLIGVVFYFAYGRKNSKLNK from the coding sequence ATGTTCTCTAAAAAACCAATAGAACAGCTCGTTAAAGAGCAGCAAAATCAAAACGGAAATACGCTTAAGCGAAGCCTTGGCCCTATTCACCTTGTCGCTTTGGGCATAGGTGCTATTGTAGGCGCGGGAATTTTTTCCCTTACGGGAATAGTCGCTTCCGAAAATGCAGGACCTGCTGTAATTCTATCTTTTGTACTTGCAGCAGTAGCCTGTGCTTTTTGTGCACTTTGCTACGCCGAATATGCATCTATGATTCCGGTTGCAGGGTCTGCTTACACTTACACTTATGCAACACTGGGTGAATTCATGGCGTGGATTATAGGCTGGGATCTGGTACTGGAATATGCGCTGGCATCAGCTACTGTTGCCGTAAGCTGGTCAAGTTACGCGGTAAAGTTACTCTCCATATTTCATATCAATTTACCGCCTGAGCTTACAGCCTCACCCTTCGATACAGTGAAGCTTGCCGATGGAACACTCTTAGAAGGTGGTATAATTAACCTTCCTGCCGTTATCATCGTCGCTATTTTATCTTTTGTTCTGGCTAAAGGAACTAAAGAATCTTCAGGCTTAAATACAATATTGGTTATTATAAAAATAAGTGTAATCATACTTTTCATTGCATTGGGATGGTCTTTTATCAATCCGGCAAATTACAGTCCGTTCCTACCTGAGAACACAGGCGAATTCGGCCATTTCGGATGGTCTGGCGTAGTTCGTGGAGCGGCAGTCGTCTTCTTTGGTTTTATAGGTTTTGATGCTGTATCTACCGCAGCCCAGGAAGCTAAAAACCCACAAAAGGACATGCCAATAGGCATTATTGGATCTCTTCTGGTAGCCACAATACTTTATGTTGTGTTTGCATATGTTATGACAGGGCTTGTTCCGTACACAGCTTTTAAAGGAGATGCCAGTCCGGCTGCTACTGCTTTTGCTGTTACAGGTTACAGCTTTTTAAACAGTGCGCTTATCATTGCCATTTTAGCCGGATATACTTCTGTAATACTTGTAATGCTTATGGGGCAGTCGCGTGTGTTTTACAGTATGTCTAAAGATGGGCTGTTACCCTCATTTTTCAGCGAAATTCATTCTCAGTTTAAAACACCGTGGAAAACAAATTTGTTCTTTTTAGTTTTTGTAGGCATACTGGCAGGTTTCGTTCCTATTTCAGATCTGGGCCATATGGTAAGCATCGGTACTTTATTTGCTTTTTCGCTTGTAGCGTTGGGCGTTATTATTTTACGCTACAAAAGCCCGGAGATACACAGGCCATTTAAAGTTCCCGGAGTACCCTATATTCCTTTACTGGGTATTGGGGTTTGTGTTTTCCTTATGACAGGCTTACCGGGAGAAAGCTGGGTAAGGCTATTTATCTGGATGCTTATTGGCGTAGTATTTTACTTTGCCTATGGGCGCAAAAACAGCAAACTGAACAAATAA
- a CDS encoding DL-methionine transporter permease subunit (part of the MetNIQ methionine uptake system) — protein MSESTISLLSLGFWETIVMTFVSGFFGFVLGLPAGILLFLTRKGQLMEQPAFNRILSITVNIFRSIPFIILIVWMIPFTRGLIGTSIGVSAALVPLSIGAAPFIARLVENSLLSLPGGLIEAARALGATPLQIVFKVLLPEALPSLINAAAITLITLVGYSAMGGAVGAGGLGQIGYQYGYIGYDAAVMNIVLILLVALVFIIQFAGDRLSRHFDHR, from the coding sequence ATGTCTGAATCTACCATCTCTTTGTTATCTCTGGGTTTTTGGGAAACCATTGTAATGACCTTCGTGTCTGGCTTCTTCGGTTTCGTGTTGGGTTTGCCTGCAGGCATATTACTATTCCTTACCAGAAAAGGCCAACTAATGGAACAGCCCGCTTTCAACAGGATACTTTCTATAACAGTAAACATCTTCAGGTCAATACCCTTTATCATTCTTATTGTATGGATGATTCCTTTTACAAGAGGGCTTATAGGTACATCTATTGGTGTTAGTGCTGCCCTCGTGCCGCTTAGCATTGGTGCTGCGCCATTTATCGCACGATTGGTTGAAAACAGTCTGCTTAGCTTACCCGGCGGGCTTATAGAAGCTGCAAGGGCACTCGGTGCAACCCCGCTTCAAATTGTTTTTAAAGTATTGCTGCCCGAGGCTTTACCATCACTTATAAACGCTGCGGCTATAACACTTATTACCCTTGTTGGCTATTCTGCAATGGGTGGTGCTGTAGGTGCAGGCGGCCTCGGACAGATCGGCTACCAGTATGGGTACATAGGATATGATGCTGCCGTTATGAATATTGTACTTATACTACTTGTGGCATTGGTATTTATAATTCAGTTTGCGGGTGACCGCCTTTCAAGACACTTTGACCACAGATAA
- a CDS encoding alpha/beta hydrolase translates to MENVVLTNPPKAKAKDIILLHGLFGNLSNWQLVKQKFEAIHNIYVPELPLYKKNSKEANLDHYVAFLREYITTKKITKPVLIGNSLGGHITLLYALEYPNEVDKLVLTGSSGLYESAMDISFPRINDFEFISDKVREVFYNQEAISDALIDDVYATIQDREKALSVVRTAKAARSQNLKDTLYTITLPVLLIWGIQDIVTPISVAEEFFFLLPNAHLHLINHCGHAPMMEQPEEFNKKLEEFLNT, encoded by the coding sequence ATGGAAAATGTAGTACTTACAAATCCGCCCAAAGCAAAAGCAAAGGATATTATCCTATTGCACGGACTATTTGGTAATCTTAGCAACTGGCAATTGGTAAAACAAAAGTTTGAAGCCATCCATAATATATATGTTCCTGAATTACCACTTTACAAGAAAAATTCAAAAGAGGCTAATCTGGATCACTATGTTGCATTTCTTAGGGAATATATTACTACAAAAAAAATAACCAAGCCTGTATTAATTGGTAACTCGCTTGGAGGACACATTACACTGCTTTATGCACTGGAATATCCTAATGAGGTTGATAAATTAGTTTTAACAGGAAGCTCAGGATTGTATGAAAGCGCTATGGATATTTCTTTTCCGCGCATTAATGACTTTGAGTTTATATCAGATAAAGTGAGAGAAGTGTTCTACAATCAGGAAGCCATATCTGACGCTCTTATTGATGATGTATATGCTACAATACAAGATAGGGAAAAGGCACTTTCTGTAGTACGTACTGCCAAAGCAGCCCGTAGCCAGAATCTTAAAGATACATTATATACTATAACTCTGCCGGTACTTTTAATTTGGGGTATACAGGATATTGTAACACCTATTAGTGTTGCAGAAGAATTCTTTTTCCTGCTGCCTAATGCACACCTACACCTCATCAACCATTGTGGACACGCTCCTATGATGGAGCAACCGGAAGAGTTTAATAAAAAATTGGAAGAGTTTTTAAATACATAA
- a CDS encoding transcriptional regulator, whose translation MTTDKLTEKTETCPAQGLLKILSGKWKAEIFKLAVESPLRFSGLLRLIPGSNKQSLSVALRELEDEGLLEKIIVKQKPLHIEYNLTEKGKLVIPVFLQLEALK comes from the coding sequence ATGACTACAGATAAACTAACAGAGAAAACTGAAACCTGTCCCGCTCAAGGGCTTCTAAAAATACTATCTGGTAAATGGAAGGCAGAAATTTTTAAATTAGCTGTAGAATCTCCATTACGCTTTAGTGGTTTATTACGTTTGATACCCGGTTCTAATAAGCAATCGTTATCTGTTGCATTACGTGAACTGGAAGACGAAGGACTTTTAGAGAAAATAATCGTTAAGCAAAAACCTTTGCATATAGAGTATAACCTCACTGAAAAAGGAAAGTTAGTTATCCCTGTCTTTTTACAGTTAGAAGCTTTAAAATAA
- the metQ gene encoding DL-methionine transporter substrate-binding subunit, translated as MNTKRKITSLYTAIALLIVLSGCNGSKNEDAHHIKVGVSSGPEYALAKAAQKVAKQKYGLEVELVSFNDYVVPNEALNQGDIDINAFQHLPYLQEQSKQRGYNLAVVGKTFLYPIAAYSKKIKTLNELKPGSTIAIPNDPTNGGRSLLLLQKNGLITLKQGIGLLPKVTDITANPKNFKIVELEAPQLPRVLDDQEVTIAIINNTFSAQAGLVPSRDALFVEDTDSPYVNLIVSRESNKTQEKIKQFVKAYQSAEVEKAAEEQFKGGALKGW; from the coding sequence ATGAATACAAAAAGAAAAATAACCTCACTTTATACAGCAATAGCATTACTGATTGTCCTTTCAGGATGTAACGGATCTAAAAACGAAGATGCCCACCACATTAAGGTTGGGGTATCGTCTGGACCGGAGTATGCCCTCGCAAAGGCAGCACAAAAGGTAGCAAAACAAAAATACGGACTGGAAGTTGAGCTTGTATCGTTTAACGACTACGTAGTACCTAATGAAGCATTGAATCAGGGCGATATAGATATTAATGCCTTCCAGCATTTACCTTATTTACAGGAGCAGTCTAAACAGAGGGGTTATAACTTGGCTGTTGTAGGCAAAACCTTCCTATACCCTATTGCTGCCTACTCTAAGAAAATTAAAACACTAAACGAGCTAAAGCCCGGATCTACCATTGCAATTCCTAATGACCCTACCAACGGCGGCAGGTCGTTACTGTTATTGCAGAAAAACGGACTTATAACCCTTAAACAGGGTATTGGCCTTTTGCCAAAGGTTACCGATATAACGGCAAATCCGAAAAACTTTAAAATTGTAGAATTGGAAGCTCCCCAATTGCCACGTGTACTGGACGACCAGGAAGTTACTATAGCCATAATAAATAATACCTTTTCGGCACAGGCAGGCCTTGTACCGTCGCGTGACGCCTTATTTGTAGAAGATACCGATTCTCCTTATGTGAATCTTATCGTGTCGAGAGAAAGCAACAAGACCCAGGAAAAAATTAAGCAATTTGTTAAGGCTTATCAATCGGCAGAAGTTGAGAAGGCAGCAGAAGAACAATTTAAAGGAGGGGCTTTAAAAGGCTGGTAG